In Propionispora vibrioides, the following proteins share a genomic window:
- a CDS encoding MFS transporter — MSNYIEQSDQRYWKTIAAMFLGSFVTFALLYCLQPLIPVFSGEFQIPPSTAGLSVSFATGGLAVSMIFMSWLSDVKGRKYVMTLALVGSAVLAITSAFVQNFTLLLVLRALQGVLLAGFPAISMAYINEEFSPAITGLVIGIYVSGNSVGGLIGRLLISTLTDFFSWRFAVGALGAVCVLMSLWFWLRLPESRNFRPKRLAPQAVLKGLGQALQDTELRCLYCIGFLIMGSFVTLYNYIAYPLMAAPYNLSQTVVGCIFFVYLVGTFSSTFMGKLADERGSNKVLCLSLSCMLAGVVLTLAPSLSIKIIGVAVFTFGFFGSHSVASSSVGKNPKVGKAQSSSLYLLLYYIGSSVLGALGGNFLVWNGWSGVVLLIGTALVLALAIAVTLLLREERYKVFEVQHS, encoded by the coding sequence ATGTCAAACTATATCGAGCAGTCGGACCAGCGTTACTGGAAAACGATTGCCGCCATGTTTCTGGGCAGCTTTGTAACCTTTGCCCTGCTTTATTGCCTGCAGCCGCTCATTCCGGTGTTTTCCGGCGAATTTCAGATACCGCCGTCTACGGCCGGGTTGTCCGTATCTTTTGCTACCGGCGGACTGGCTGTTTCGATGATATTCATGTCCTGGCTGTCTGATGTCAAGGGGCGCAAGTATGTAATGACTCTGGCGCTGGTCGGTTCGGCCGTGCTGGCGATTACTAGCGCCTTTGTCCAGAACTTCACCCTGCTGTTGGTGCTACGGGCCCTGCAGGGCGTTTTACTGGCCGGGTTTCCCGCTATTTCCATGGCCTATATCAATGAGGAATTCAGCCCGGCGATTACCGGACTGGTGATCGGGATATACGTCAGCGGCAATTCGGTGGGCGGTTTGATAGGCCGTCTCTTAATCAGCACGCTGACCGATTTTTTCTCCTGGCGTTTCGCGGTAGGCGCGCTGGGCGCTGTTTGTGTGCTGATGAGCCTGTGGTTCTGGCTTCGCCTGCCGGAATCGAGGAATTTTCGACCTAAGCGGCTGGCGCCGCAAGCAGTGCTCAAGGGACTGGGGCAGGCGCTGCAGGATACCGAGCTTCGCTGCCTGTATTGCATTGGCTTTTTGATTATGGGCAGCTTCGTGACCTTGTACAATTATATTGCCTATCCGCTCATGGCGGCGCCGTATAATTTAAGCCAGACGGTGGTCGGCTGCATCTTTTTTGTGTATCTGGTCGGTACTTTTAGTTCGACCTTTATGGGCAAGCTGGCCGATGAACGGGGCAGTAACAAGGTGCTTTGCCTGTCGTTGAGCTGCATGCTGGCCGGTGTTGTGTTGACCCTGGCGCCCAGTCTATCTATTAAAATCATCGGTGTTGCCGTGTTCACCTTCGGCTTTTTTGGCAGCCATTCGGTAGCCAGCAGTTCAGTCGGCAAGAACCCTAAGGTTGGCAAGGCCCAGTCATCGTCCCTCTATTTGCTGCTCTACTATATCGGCTCCAGCGTGTTGGGCGCGCTGGGCGGGAACTTCCTGGTATGGAACGGCTGGAGCGGTGTCGTTCTGCTGATCGGTACCGCGCTGGTTCTGGCGCTGGCCATAGCCGTAACGCTACTATTGCGGGAGGAACGCTACAAGGTGTTCGAGGTGCAGCATAGTTAG
- a CDS encoding DUF4365 domain-containing protein: MSKDVKALDSYFSGNIGELSANLIYQKNNIVCTPLGTSDFGEDLLCDIFSLSKDNKANIRTQFSFRTQVKTTKDIKSEGYIRQTTKGLSISLSTGLLKIWQQSYYPVVLVIWECSSDTGYWCFPTEQIETSSLEKDTLSISIELNNFFDAKGVQRIREQVESYYSNIYKIDKAKYKCIIYPIWMPKYRLFTSMETFDLVPDNNDKVKVICNLSDMLPAFLSSYNNCNHGGLLSGIEYSDKSKSLNRFLEDINSFIKKIRRNLFDNEWISFVISPVEIISEIDDRIISNLTDWSCFSIIGNNIVSDFAYTYDIGTDYIYSEKMRAASDDQEFFVHSSGDFAIETFSTGFSFFTRKSDFQLMTTLYSKSFCIIDISKCSSIEVEEIAAWCNENNYRFIELADDEDKLAISHMFFEPGSFGMFLPGTPTWKEWDVLNFDSEEFLSKLPYGTSVDLIEKQRIFNKYFQHNEQISDLCLLRHSQALHSEALCHNDRLIRFVTYIELINIAEYNERFIVARQSLKEVCKHFKLYYDSYEDIVDVILEVQPLLTESTQETVTKVGNIYHNLIMTNEKTWHIMLNID; encoded by the coding sequence GTGAGTAAAGATGTTAAAGCATTAGATAGTTATTTTTCTGGCAATATTGGTGAATTATCTGCTAACTTGATATATCAAAAAAACAATATTGTCTGCACTCCTTTAGGAACTTCTGATTTTGGTGAGGATCTATTATGTGATATTTTCTCTCTGTCTAAGGATAATAAAGCAAACATACGGACACAGTTTTCATTCAGAACTCAAGTAAAGACAACAAAAGATATAAAAAGTGAGGGATATATCCGTCAAACAACCAAAGGACTTTCAATATCTTTATCGACTGGACTCCTAAAGATATGGCAACAGAGCTATTATCCTGTAGTTTTAGTTATATGGGAATGTTCGAGTGACACCGGATATTGGTGTTTCCCAACAGAGCAAATTGAAACCTCTAGTTTAGAAAAGGACACTTTAAGCATATCGATAGAATTAAATAACTTCTTTGATGCCAAAGGAGTACAAAGAATTAGAGAACAAGTGGAATCCTATTATAGTAATATATATAAAATTGATAAGGCTAAATATAAATGTATTATTTATCCTATTTGGATGCCTAAATATCGACTCTTCACGTCAATGGAAACTTTTGATTTAGTTCCAGATAATAATGATAAAGTAAAAGTAATATGTAACTTATCTGATATGCTCCCGGCTTTTTTATCATCATATAATAATTGTAACCATGGAGGGTTACTTTCTGGAATTGAATATTCCGATAAATCTAAGTCTCTTAACCGTTTCCTGGAAGATATTAATAGTTTTATTAAAAAAATAAGGCGAAATTTGTTTGATAATGAGTGGATAAGCTTTGTCATTAGCCCTGTAGAAATAATCTCAGAAATAGACGATAGAATAATTTCGAATCTAACAGATTGGTCATGCTTTTCGATAATTGGAAATAATATTGTTTCAGATTTTGCATATACCTATGATATAGGCACAGATTATATCTATAGTGAAAAAATGCGTGCGGCATCTGATGATCAAGAATTTTTTGTCCATAGTAGCGGTGATTTTGCGATAGAAACTTTTTCTACCGGCTTTTCATTTTTTACGCGAAAATCAGATTTTCAATTAATGACCACTTTATACAGTAAATCTTTTTGTATAATAGATATTTCCAAATGTAGTTCAATAGAAGTAGAGGAGATTGCGGCTTGGTGTAATGAAAATAATTACCGCTTTATAGAGCTTGCTGATGATGAAGATAAACTTGCAATTTCACACATGTTTTTTGAACCAGGTAGTTTTGGAATGTTCTTACCGGGAACCCCTACATGGAAAGAATGGGATGTCCTTAATTTCGATTCTGAAGAGTTTTTAAGTAAGCTACCATATGGCACTTCGGTAGACTTAATAGAAAAGCAAAGAATCTTTAACAAGTATTTTCAGCATAATGAACAAATTTCTGATCTATGTTTATTGCGCCATTCTCAAGCATTGCATTCAGAAGCACTGTGTCATAATGACAGACTTATTCGATTTGTTACATATATCGAACTTATAAATATAGCTGAATATAATGAAAGATTTATAGTAGCTAGACAAAGTCTAAAAGAGGTATGCAAACATTTTAAGCTGTATTATGATTCATATGAAGATATTGTAGATGTAATTTTAGAAGTACAACCTTTATTAACCGAATCCACACAGGAGACAGTAACTAAAGTGGGAAATATTTATCATAATCTTATAATGACCAACGAAAAAACATGGCATATTATGTTAAATATCGATTAG
- a CDS encoding SAM-dependent methyltransferase, translating into MYTFTNQFISSQNNMEFLKAAMMGPNAMRVAEELASYLNVNENMRILDLGCGCGLSTLLLTQKYGAKVFAADLWISPTENYERFKSIGIDDKAVPISVDATKGLPFASGYFDLLFTVDAYHYFGDTAEMLPSLIPFVKKGGYIAVAIPGLKYEFGENVPTDMQPFWNSEMKRTLHSVDWWKDLWKRAEGIEMVDSREMDSCRQAWKEWQTGYHPIVAEDIKMMEAENGKYFNLVQLIAKVI; encoded by the coding sequence ATGTACACATTTACAAATCAATTTATTTCCAGTCAGAATAACATGGAGTTTCTAAAAGCTGCCATGATGGGGCCTAATGCCATGCGAGTAGCAGAAGAATTAGCATCATACCTAAACGTCAATGAGAATATGCGTATACTTGACCTCGGTTGTGGATGTGGTCTTTCTACGCTCTTGCTGACACAAAAATACGGAGCAAAAGTTTTCGCCGCCGACTTGTGGATTTCACCGACTGAGAACTATGAGCGTTTCAAATCTATCGGGATTGATGATAAAGCCGTTCCGATTTCAGTAGACGCGACCAAAGGATTGCCCTTCGCAAGCGGATATTTTGACCTGTTATTTACTGTGGACGCTTACCATTATTTCGGTGATACGGCGGAAATGCTTCCTTCGCTCATTCCTTTTGTAAAAAAGGGAGGCTATATCGCCGTGGCGATTCCCGGCTTAAAATACGAATTCGGGGAAAATGTTCCCACTGATATGCAGCCGTTTTGGAATAGCGAGATGAAAAGAACCCTGCACTCTGTTGATTGGTGGAAAGATTTGTGGAAAAGGGCCGAGGGCATTGAAATGGTGGACAGCCGCGAAATGGACTCTTGCAGACAGGCGTGGAAAGAATGGCAGACCGGTTATCATCCTATTGTCGCTGAGGACATAAAAATGATGGAGGCTGAGAACGGAAAATATTTTAACCTTGTTCAATTGATTGCTAAAGTCATTTGA
- a CDS encoding ArsR/SmtB family transcription factor, whose protein sequence is MEALLIFKVLSNETRRQILEWLKNPDENFGPQTCLPADADFKGGICVGSIQAKAGLTQSVISSYLLMMQKAGLLESRRYGQWTYYRRNEKCIQEFSAYVRNEL, encoded by the coding sequence ATGGAAGCTTTACTAATATTTAAAGTTTTGTCAAATGAAACTCGTCGCCAAATTTTAGAATGGTTGAAAAACCCGGATGAAAATTTTGGTCCGCAAACCTGTCTGCCTGCTGATGCCGATTTTAAGGGAGGAATTTGCGTAGGAAGCATTCAAGCCAAAGCCGGACTGACGCAATCTGTTATTTCGAGCTATTTATTGATGATGCAAAAGGCTGGGCTTTTGGAATCTAGGCGGTATGGGCAGTGGACTTATTATCGTCGGAATGAAAAGTGCATTCAAGAGTTCTCAGCCTACGTCAGAAATGAATTATAA
- a CDS encoding nitroreductase, whose protein sequence is MNVSEILQTRRSCRAFKPDSVDQDTLFAVLNDALCTPSWGNTQPWEIFVAGGEVLKEINQAYLANTKNHIPMSPDIPHPKSYPAAAKEHIKEFMAGVSLVAEDAVKLFGELNQKFFYAPAVIYLCMDKSLATWSMFDLGALSQSIMLAAAESGLATIPAVTLVHYPEILRNKLGIPDNFSIVIGIAIGYEDKQHPINKFKSARRPVADVATIKGIE, encoded by the coding sequence ATGAACGTCAGTGAAATTTTACAAACCCGTCGTTCCTGCAGGGCATTCAAGCCGGATTCGGTTGACCAGGATACGCTGTTTGCTGTACTGAACGATGCGCTGTGCACTCCGTCCTGGGGAAATACACAGCCCTGGGAGATATTTGTTGCCGGCGGTGAAGTGCTCAAGGAGATCAATCAGGCTTATTTGGCGAATACTAAAAACCATATTCCTATGAGCCCTGATATCCCCCATCCGAAAAGCTATCCGGCAGCCGCCAAAGAGCACATTAAAGAGTTTATGGCTGGCGTTTCTTTGGTCGCGGAAGATGCTGTTAAGCTGTTCGGCGAGCTGAATCAAAAGTTTTTTTATGCGCCGGCGGTTATTTACCTTTGCATGGATAAAAGTCTGGCCACATGGTCGATGTTCGATCTTGGAGCGCTTTCCCAGAGTATCATGCTGGCGGCAGCCGAGAGCGGCCTTGCGACAATACCTGCGGTGACACTAGTTCATTACCCGGAGATTTTACGCAACAAACTTGGCATTCCAGACAATTTTTCTATCGTTATTGGAATAGCAATCGGTTATGAGGATAAGCAGCATCCAATCAACAAATTCAAAAGCGCCAGAAGGCCAGTTGCAGACGTAGCAACAATCAAGGGGATTGAGTAG
- a CDS encoding LysR family transcriptional regulator: MEWYQLENFRAVARTQHMTDSARDLSVSQPALSRSIAKLEQELGCPLFERNGKHIVLNRYGKIFLQHVDRALQEIATGQKVLDDMLHPERGTVSLAFLHSLGTNVVPSLLGEFHEQYPDIQFKLYQNYTALLIDQLEAGEIDLCLCSPVIPNDRIGCQTLFQEELLLAVPIDHPLACRHEVNLAEIAGEPMITFKKDYGLRIIMDQLFSAAGLTPVITFEGQEILTVAGLVEAKFGLALIPYTNGVEKAKITFLHIADTDCHRSIEMAWIKNRYMSPAARKFKDFVSKAFAGS; this comes from the coding sequence ATGGAATGGTACCAACTGGAGAACTTCCGGGCCGTGGCCAGAACGCAGCATATGACCGATTCCGCCCGCGACCTGTCCGTGTCACAGCCGGCGCTGAGCCGTTCGATTGCCAAACTCGAACAGGAGCTGGGCTGCCCGCTGTTCGAGCGCAACGGCAAGCACATCGTGTTAAACCGCTACGGTAAAATATTTTTGCAGCATGTGGATAGAGCTTTGCAGGAAATCGCTACAGGCCAAAAAGTGCTGGACGATATGCTGCATCCCGAACGCGGCACAGTATCGCTGGCTTTTTTGCATTCCCTGGGGACCAATGTGGTACCCAGCCTGCTCGGCGAGTTTCACGAACAATATCCGGACATTCAGTTCAAGCTGTACCAAAATTACACGGCCCTGCTCATTGATCAGTTGGAAGCCGGCGAAATCGACCTGTGCCTGTGTTCACCGGTCATTCCCAATGACCGGATCGGTTGCCAGACCCTGTTTCAGGAGGAATTGTTGCTCGCCGTCCCCATCGATCATCCCCTCGCCTGCCGCCACGAGGTCAATCTGGCAGAGATAGCCGGCGAACCGATGATCACCTTCAAAAAGGATTACGGCCTCCGAATCATCATGGACCAGCTATTCTCCGCCGCCGGCCTGACGCCGGTCATCACCTTTGAAGGTCAGGAAATACTGACTGTTGCCGGCCTGGTCGAAGCCAAGTTCGGTTTGGCGCTCATTCCGTACACCAACGGGGTGGAAAAAGCAAAAATTACCTTCCTGCATATTGCCGATACCGACTGCCACCGCTCCATTGAAATGGCCTGGATAAAAAACCGCTACATGTCACCGGCCGCCCGAAAGTTTAAGGACTTTGTCAGCAAGGCCTTTGCCGGCTCCTGA
- a CDS encoding CD3324 family protein, with amino-acid sequence MGYKNAVSVFPADLLEAIQQYIDGEYIYIPRKAANKKRWGEVKNSRQYIQERNEIIFSQYRDGISVEDIASCNYLSPKTIYKILANRKSQC; translated from the coding sequence ATGGGCTACAAGAACGCTGTTAGTGTATTTCCCGCCGATTTGTTAGAAGCAATACAACAGTATATTGATGGTGAATATATTTATATTCCACGAAAGGCAGCGAATAAAAAACGATGGGGGGAAGTAAAAAACAGCAGGCAATATATTCAGGAACGCAACGAGATCATTTTTTCCCAGTATCGAGACGGTATTTCAGTTGAGGATATTGCAAGCTGTAATTACTTATCACCCAAAACAATCTACAAAATATTGGCTAATAGGAAAAGTCAATGCTAA
- a CDS encoding ABC transporter substrate binding protein: MKSAKARKSIACLIIFIIGSMLFAGSLSWAKGRQETRNILVLNSYHKGYRWTDDIIEGISSVLGPEGQQLHLTVEDMDTKRVAADQEYFNKLYEVYRYKFKDRNFDLVICSDDAAFRFLEQFHQQLFPDTPVVFCGVNYFEDGMLKDQPLFTGVVEMYDIRGTIQAALRLHPATKNIYVINDKTITGQGVRRTLLEVTKEFPDVNFISLEDLPMAEIQDKVRQLPSDSLVLFLVFFQDTAGDHFNYDESISLIAAGSRVPIYGVWDFYLGHGIVGGVLTSGYSQGAMAAQLALRVLAGEQPSHIPPVKDNVNRAMFDERQMKRYGIDRAQLPEGSTIINESYTAKKQVLVLQSYHSDMPWVHSVDTGVRAVLGAEPDVECYFDYMDTKRNPNPEYLQQLYDLYKYKYGNKKFDAIITVDDNAYNFVLTHHQEIFPGTPMAFCGVNDFNEQVFNANHNWVSGVVENVNIPGTLDVALRLHPRVRNIVVINDHSGVGQTNLRMLQDSMPPYQERGIHFDLLDDMTMAEVRDYVARLGDDSLILLLTFNQDKANHVFSYEESMDLIAEKAKVPIYGLWDFYLGHGLVGGFLTDGYSQGELAATLALRMLRGEAPGQIPVVRQSPNNYMFDYRQLVRFGVDPQKLPPGSMILNQPASFYGQYRTLVWGVGLFIFLLVIAICFLYVNIIGRKKVEQELKVHATTDTMTGVINRRTGLLFLEEQLVRADEAGKPCTICFIDINDLKRVNDQWGHHQGDRLIETVCQLIKEALRPADILARLGGDEFLIIFPSCTIPLAALIWESIATQTVEYNKTESYFQVSLSHGFAQYNPGSAVSSNELIKEADFCMYQDKMKQKGIIK, encoded by the coding sequence ATGAAGTCGGCTAAAGCGAGGAAGAGTATTGCGTGTTTGATTATTTTTATCATAGGCAGTATGCTGTTTGCCGGCAGTCTGTCCTGGGCGAAGGGGCGCCAGGAAACCCGAAATATTCTTGTTTTAAATTCCTATCATAAAGGTTATCGCTGGACAGATGATATCATAGAGGGAATCTCCTCCGTATTGGGGCCGGAGGGGCAGCAGCTTCACTTGACGGTGGAGGACATGGACACCAAACGGGTGGCCGCCGACCAGGAATACTTTAACAAGCTGTATGAAGTATATCGTTATAAGTTTAAGGACCGGAATTTTGATCTGGTGATCTGCTCGGATGATGCGGCTTTTCGTTTCCTGGAGCAGTTTCACCAGCAGCTCTTTCCCGATACGCCGGTTGTTTTTTGCGGCGTTAATTATTTTGAGGACGGGATGCTTAAGGATCAACCGCTGTTTACCGGTGTGGTAGAAATGTACGATATCCGCGGGACGATCCAGGCGGCGCTGCGCCTCCATCCGGCTACCAAGAATATATATGTCATTAATGACAAGACCATAACCGGGCAGGGAGTCCGGCGTACTTTGCTGGAGGTGACCAAGGAGTTTCCGGACGTGAATTTTATTTCCCTGGAGGACTTGCCCATGGCGGAAATCCAGGACAAGGTGCGGCAGCTTCCGTCCGACAGTCTGGTTTTGTTTCTGGTCTTTTTCCAGGACACAGCCGGCGATCATTTTAATTATGACGAAAGTATCTCGCTAATTGCCGCCGGCAGCCGGGTACCGATCTATGGCGTATGGGATTTTTACCTGGGCCATGGAATTGTTGGCGGTGTGCTGACCAGCGGTTATTCCCAGGGGGCTATGGCCGCCCAACTGGCGCTGCGGGTTCTGGCCGGGGAGCAGCCGTCCCATATCCCACCCGTAAAGGACAATGTGAATCGCGCGATGTTTGACGAACGGCAAATGAAACGGTACGGGATTGACCGGGCCCAATTGCCGGAGGGCAGCACGATTATCAATGAGTCGTATACGGCTAAGAAGCAGGTGCTGGTCCTGCAGTCCTACCATTCGGATATGCCCTGGGTACATAGTGTGGATACCGGCGTCCGGGCCGTGCTGGGAGCTGAGCCGGATGTGGAATGCTATTTCGACTATATGGATACCAAACGCAATCCCAACCCGGAATACCTTCAGCAATTGTATGATCTGTATAAGTATAAATACGGGAATAAGAAGTTCGACGCCATTATTACGGTCGATGACAATGCCTACAACTTTGTCCTGACCCATCACCAGGAGATTTTCCCGGGCACGCCCATGGCGTTTTGCGGGGTCAATGATTTTAACGAGCAGGTCTTTAACGCAAATCACAACTGGGTGAGCGGTGTAGTGGAAAATGTGAATATTCCCGGTACGCTGGATGTGGCGCTGCGGCTGCATCCCCGTGTCCGCAATATTGTGGTGATCAACGATCATTCGGGGGTGGGACAAACCAACCTGCGCATGCTGCAGGACAGTATGCCGCCCTATCAGGAGCGGGGCATTCACTTTGACTTGCTGGACGATATGACGATGGCCGAGGTGCGGGACTATGTAGCCCGGCTGGGTGACGACAGCCTGATTCTACTGCTCACTTTTAATCAGGATAAGGCCAATCATGTATTTTCCTATGAAGAAAGCATGGATCTTATTGCGGAAAAGGCGAAGGTCCCTATTTACGGTCTGTGGGACTTTTATCTGGGCCATGGCCTGGTGGGCGGCTTTTTGACCGACGGCTACTCGCAGGGAGAATTGGCCGCTACGCTGGCACTGCGTATGCTGAGGGGCGAAGCGCCCGGACAAATACCGGTCGTGCGGCAAAGCCCCAACAATTATATGTTTGATTACCGTCAATTAGTCAGGTTCGGCGTGGATCCTCAAAAATTACCGCCAGGCAGCATGATTTTGAACCAGCCTGCATCTTTTTACGGACAATATCGTACGCTGGTGTGGGGTGTAGGCCTGTTTATTTTTCTCCTGGTGATTGCTATTTGTTTCCTTTATGTTAATATAATAGGGCGGAAAAAAGTGGAGCAAGAGCTGAAAGTACATGCCACAACCGATACTATGACCGGCGTGATCAACCGCCGTACGGGCCTGCTATTCCTGGAAGAGCAGCTGGTAAGGGCCGATGAGGCCGGCAAGCCTTGTACGATTTGCTTTATCGATATTAATGATTTAAAAAGAGTGAATGATCAATGGGGACATCATCAGGGCGACAGGCTGATCGAAACGGTCTGCCAACTGATCAAGGAAGCTTTGCGGCCGGCGGATATCCTGGCCCGCCTGGGGGGCGACGAATTTCTGATTATTTTTCCGTCCTGTACCATTCCTCTGGCCGCGCTGATCTGGGAGAGCATTGCCACGCAGACGGTGGAGTATAATAAAACGGAGTCTTACTTTCAGGTGAGCCTCAGTCATGGCTTTGCCCAGTACAATCCTGGGTCGGCCGTGTCCTCGAATGAGCTGATTAAAGAAGCCGATTTCTGTATGTATCAGGACAAGATGAAACAAAAGGGAATTATTAAGTAG
- a CDS encoding DUF362 domain-containing protein produces the protein MTKVAAVKADSYDPQIVGQAITDLLAHLGGMSQFIQPGDRVLVKPNMLEAVEKGLCVTTHPEVVRAVIRSVKEAGAIPVVGDSPGVGNLRKVAEKCGIWQVCQEEGVLLIPFEETAEVTLPEGILLKKLKVASVITEVDKVISLAKMKTHSFMGVTGAVKNLFGLFVGTDKAQFHLRMKHRADFARMLVDLYRAIKPVLSIVDGITGMEGAGPRNGQAIRSGVLLAGSCGFSVDLIMADIMGFDAEQMPVSQAALAAGLSPALAAIDRVGSGKGVRLHFKEPRNFDSLERKLPGWLVDFSQNQFTAKPLIDRACIGCGRCAEHCPPGAIRITQGKAVIDYRACIRCYCCQELCPADAVSLSDGRLLRLVKWLRKR, from the coding sequence ATGACTAAAGTAGCAGCCGTCAAAGCTGATTCCTACGATCCCCAAATAGTCGGACAAGCCATTACAGATCTGCTCGCCCATTTAGGCGGCATGTCGCAGTTTATACAGCCTGGTGATAGAGTATTAGTGAAGCCAAACATGCTAGAAGCGGTGGAAAAAGGTCTTTGTGTAACTACTCATCCGGAGGTTGTCAGGGCGGTTATTCGGAGTGTAAAAGAGGCAGGGGCTATACCGGTAGTTGGGGATTCACCCGGAGTGGGTAATCTTCGGAAAGTGGCGGAGAAGTGCGGAATTTGGCAGGTCTGTCAGGAAGAGGGAGTGCTATTGATTCCCTTTGAGGAAACTGCCGAAGTGACTTTGCCCGAGGGTATTTTGCTCAAAAAGCTGAAAGTGGCTAGTGTCATTACAGAAGTAGATAAGGTCATTTCACTGGCTAAAATGAAGACCCATTCTTTCATGGGAGTCACTGGGGCCGTTAAAAATTTGTTTGGTCTTTTTGTAGGCACCGATAAGGCGCAATTTCATTTGCGCATGAAACACAGAGCTGATTTTGCCCGGATGCTGGTTGACTTGTACAGGGCCATTAAGCCGGTATTGTCTATTGTTGATGGCATTACCGGCATGGAGGGCGCCGGTCCGCGTAATGGGCAGGCTATTCGGAGCGGGGTGCTGCTGGCTGGCAGTTGCGGGTTTTCTGTCGATTTGATTATGGCCGACATCATGGGGTTTGACGCTGAGCAGATGCCGGTTTCCCAGGCTGCCTTAGCGGCCGGCTTGTCGCCGGCTTTGGCGGCGATTGACCGGGTTGGCAGTGGCAAGGGTGTACGCCTTCACTTTAAGGAACCACGCAACTTTGACAGTCTGGAGCGAAAGCTGCCGGGCTGGCTTGTTGACTTTAGTCAAAATCAGTTTACGGCCAAACCGCTTATTGACCGAGCCTGTATTGGCTGTGGGCGTTGTGCTGAGCACTGTCCGCCCGGGGCCATTCGGATTACCCAGGGGAAAGCCGTCATCGATTACCGGGCCTGTATTCGCTGCTATTGCTGTCAGGAATTGTGTCCGGCTGATGCGGTGAGTTTGAGCGATGGCCGTTTATTGCGTCTTGTCAAATGGCTGCGGAAAAGATAA
- a CDS encoding thioredoxin domain-containing protein: MKSVTVLITDWCPHCKRAIDWIDEVKQENPKYKDIKVEIIDEEKYPAIAKQYDYYYVPTYYVEKRKIFEGGTTKDIVRKVFEEAIKTDI; encoded by the coding sequence ATGAAAAGTGTTACTGTACTTATAACAGATTGGTGCCCACATTGTAAAAGAGCAATTGATTGGATTGATGAAGTAAAGCAAGAGAATCCGAAATATAAAGATATTAAAGTGGAAATCATTGATGAAGAGAAGTATCCTGCAATTGCAAAGCAATACGATTATTATTACGTTCCTACTTATTATGTAGAAAAGCGTAAAATTTTTGAAGGTGGCACTACTAAAGATATTGTACGTAAAGTATTTGAAGAAGCCATAAAAACTGATATTTAG
- a CDS encoding ribonuclease H1 domain-containing protein, which produces MAAKKYYAVKAGRAPGIYETWAECQKQVIGYKGALFKSFPTKQEADTYLSGEAAVAAPVVAATADSRAEFRSGSHYDIYVDGSYDHRKRQYSWGFAAYRDDELIHTASGVGRDESAVAARNVAGELEATMEAVTWAQTQDVAVITIHHDYSGISEWATGSWKTNNALTQGYAAFIGSHLSWVRFHKVAGHTGVAGNELADRLAGEALKNYNPAGGSDNPEQEG; this is translated from the coding sequence ATGGCGGCAAAAAAGTATTACGCAGTAAAGGCGGGTAGGGCGCCGGGGATTTATGAAACCTGGGCGGAGTGCCAGAAGCAGGTGATTGGCTATAAGGGGGCGCTGTTTAAGAGTTTTCCGACCAAACAGGAGGCAGACACCTATCTGAGTGGTGAGGCGGCTGTTGCGGCACCGGTCGTTGCGGCTACAGCCGACAGTCGGGCGGAGTTCCGGAGTGGCAGCCATTATGATATATATGTGGACGGCAGCTACGATCACCGGAAGCGGCAGTATAGCTGGGGCTTTGCCGCCTACCGGGACGATGAGCTGATTCATACGGCCAGCGGCGTGGGCCGCGATGAAAGCGCCGTTGCCGCCCGCAACGTGGCCGGCGAGCTGGAGGCGACGATGGAGGCCGTCACCTGGGCGCAGACACAGGACGTGGCGGTGATTACCATTCATCACGACTACAGCGGTATTTCGGAGTGGGCCACAGGGTCCTGGAAAACCAACAATGCCCTGACCCAAGGCTACGCTGCCTTTATCGGCAGTCATTTATCCTGGGTGCGGTTTCATAAAGTGGCCGGCCATACCGGCGTGGCCGGTAATGAACTGGCTGACCGTCTGGCGGGAGAGGCGCTTAAAAACTACAACCCGGCCGGCGGGTCGGACAATCCGGAGCAGGAGGGGTAG